A single window of Brachyhypopomus gauderio isolate BG-103 chromosome 21, BGAUD_0.2, whole genome shotgun sequence DNA harbors:
- the LOC143484983 gene encoding uncharacterized protein LOC143484983, with translation MEYPRFCPNANSASGYLCQTGHCCGEKGCCTYYYELWWFWLLWSVLILFSCCCAYRHRQAKHRVQQQQRQREINLMAYHGACSYPSSMLDLSFLASLKLPSYEEVAAQPSTPPPPYSSVAYPRGSAHPGPSHMLSSQSSDNYTSCSCDSCCPSSPCSSSPSSAQLTDETDTSHASTPSHGEARHVNSISGYAQSAAATDAHGETVSAPPLTEPAPKPTLNRANAMEVELSDSDTLDCNGNRTVNTVTSHTINNNTISNTDEALMSNANVNTAQTSDTKDIGNADQISPVSQSRNATLPNSSDNIISKGQLSSSVPTRDDLTNKTVDVGLFQPPSNTTQNVCPAPRPPVTAPPPSPPPSPPPSQTSPSLPPPLFPLTDPLGALAEPHGSMQGEEPAQERPVPAPPPQSPPRPVLFSPGADFLEPDRRDSAVCDLDVDQTHFQQRRLTGDSGIEVCRCHVGREEDEEEDDEEGDRFDGGAAAIPSDSLHDSADCSVRAQLSPPSGEGLGEWPDMCGSTLAAPPQAESVVIAMETV, from the exons ATGGAGTACCCGCGCTTCTGTCCCAACGCCAACAGCGCCAGCGGCTACCTCTGCCAGACGGGCCACTGCTGCGGCGAGAAGGGCTGCTGCACATACTACTACGAGCTGTGGT GGTTCTGGCTGCTGTGGAGTGTCCTGATCCTCTTCAGCTGCTGCTGTGCATATCGCCACCGGCAGGCCAAGCACAGAGTGCAGCAGCAACAGAGGCAGAGGGAGATCAACCTGATGGCCTATCACGGAGCCTGCAGCTACCCGTCCTCCATGCTGGACCTCA GTTTTCTTGCTTCACTCAAACTGCCGTCGTATGAGGAAGTAGCGGCCCAGCCCAgcaccccgccccctccctacAGCTCGGTGGCTTACCCgcgaggctccgcccaccctgGCCCGAGCCACATGTTATCCTCCCAGAGTTCCGACAACTACACCAGCTGCTCCTGCGACTCCTGCTGCCCGTCATCTCCCtgtagctcctccccctcctccgccCAGCTCACAGACGAGACCGACACGAGCCACGCCTCCACGCCCTCCCACGGTGAAGCGCGGCACGTCAACTCCATTTCTGGGTACGCTCAGTCGGCCGCGGCCACAGACGCGCACGGTGAGACTGTttcagccccgcccctcactgAACCCGCCCCTAAACCCACACTTAACAGGGCAAACGCAATGGAGGTGGAGTTATCAGACTCCGACACCCTTGACTGCAATGGCAATAGGACCGTTAATACAGTTACCAGTCACACCATTAACAACAACACGATCAGTAACACAGACGAGGCCCTGATGTCCAATGCAAATGTTAACACGGCTCAAACTAGCGACACCAAAGACATCGGTAATGCGGATCAGATTAGCCCTGTCAGTCAAAGCCGTAATGCAACTCTGCCTAACAGTTCCGATAATATAATCAGCAAGGGTCAACTTTCAAGCTCCGTTCCTACCAGAGATGATTTAACAAATAAGACCGTGGATGTAGGCCTCTTTCAACCACCCAGCAATACGACACAAAACGTCTGTCCTGCTCCTCGACCTCCCGTcactgcccctccaccctctcctccaccctctcctccaccctctcaaacgtccccatctctccctcccccactgtTCCCTCTCACCGATCCTCTCGGTGCGCTCGCCGAGCCTCACGGTTCCAtgcagggggaggagccagcCCAGGAGCGCCCAgtccccgcccctccccctcagtCCCCGCCCAGACCGGTGCTCTTTTCCCCCGGTGCCGACTTCCTGGAGCCGGACCGGCGGGATTCGGCCGTGTGCGATCTGGACGTGGACCAGACCCACTTCCAGCAGCGGCGCCTGACCGGAGATTCGGGCATCGAGGTGTGTCGATGCCACGTAGGCCGGGAGGAGGACGAAGAAGAGGACGATGAAGAGGGGGATCGCTTCGACGGGGGGGCAGCCGCCATCCCCAGCGACAGCCTTCACGACAGTGCTGACTGCTCCGTCCGAGCTCAACTCTCTCCTCCTtcaggggaggggctgggggagTGGCCAGACATGTGTGGCTCCACCCTGGCTGCACCGCCACAGGCCGAATCTGTTGTTATAGCCATGGAAACTGTTTGA
- the egr4 gene encoding early growth response protein 4 — translation MFNTVDFSALDFLCAVTENATQESLETQRPAQTEHHTAPSLPGCGLLKPKVEPDSDFLLDHGECSSDGLPPSPVGYVGRFHTEAAPCSADTLLNMITEIVGSSINPDFAIRHEDFFPVVPSENSRGSALFRQESVGSTGSSTPSLGSPEPFCNDSTDDFMDVVSLQQQFPVTVKQEWDSSCHGSDLFDEFNMSDNQDADLDDIIDLLSPLCPETDSTATLDTWIKQEPLYLDECAQNVPSPLNASPNFIAQITAAAPSALHGNTVYRSFPQVLDLGSSTALADALDSLLFSNTLTTKGRTQTSKSTTRKGAAREKPFCCPVENCDRRFSRSDELNRHVRIHTGHKPFQCRVCMRCFSRSDHLTTHMRTHTGEKPFSCDVCGRRFARSDERKRHGRVHLKQRERMQQKTELLAACAFSLPGLA, via the exons ATGTTCAATACCGTGGACTTCAGCGCGCTGGATTTCCTCTGCGCAGTGACAGAGAACGCCACACAGGAGTCCCTCGAGACCCAGCGACCTGCTCAGACCGAGCACCATACCG ctccctccctcccaggtTGTGGGCTGCTGAAACCTAAAGTTGAGCCTGATTCTGATTTTCTGCTGGACCACGGCGAATGCTCCAGCGACGGGCTGCCTCCGTCTCCAGTGGGATATGTCGGCCGTTTCCACACCGAGGCTGCGCCATGCAGCGCGGACACTCTCCTCAACATGATCACGGAAATCGTCGGCAGCTCCATAAATCCAGACTTCGCGATCCGCCACGAGGACTTTTTCCCCGTCGTACCGAGCGAGAACTCCCGCGGTAGCGCGCTCTTCCGCCAAGAATCAGTGGGCTCCACCGGGAGCTCCACGCCTTCTCTCGGCTCACCGGAGCCGTTTTGCAACGACTCCACCGATGACTTTATGGACGTCGTGAGTCTGCAGCAACAGTTCCCCGTGACTGTTAAGCAAGAGTGGGACAGTAGCTGCCACGGCAGCGACCTGTTTGACGAGTTTAATATGTCAGACAACCAGGACGCGGACCTGGACGACATCATCGACCTGCTCTCTCCACTTTGCCCCGAGACGGACTCCACGGCCACTTTGGACACTTGGATAAAACAGGAGCCACTCTATTTAGATGAATGCGCGCAAAACGTGCCGAGCCCACTGAACGCATCACCTAACTTCATCGCCCAGATTACAGCCGCCGCACCCTCCGCCCTGCACGGGAACACCGTCTATAGATCCTTCCCCCAAGTGCTCGACCTGGGCTCCTCCACCGCGCTGGCCGACGCGCTGGACTCGCTGCTTTTCTCCAACACTTTAACGACCAAAGGCCGAACCCAGACGAGCAAGTCCACGACCAGGAAAGGCGCCGCTCGGGAGAAGCCGTTCTGCTGCCCCGTGGAGAACTGCGATCGCCGTTTCTCCCGCTCCGACGAACTGAACCGCCACGTGCGCATCCACACCGGCCACAAGCCGTTCCAGTGCCGCGTGTGCATGCGCTGCTTCAGCCGCAGCGACCACCTGACCAcgcacatgcgcacgcacaccgGGGAGAAGCCGTTCTCGTGTGACGTGTGTGGACGCCGTTTCGCGAGAAGCGACGAGAGGAAGAGGCACGGCCGCGTGCATCTCAAGCAGCGCGAGAGGATGCAGCAGAAGACGGAGCTCCTAGCCGCGTGCGCTTTCTCCTTGCCAGGACTTGCATGA
- the cyp17a2 gene encoding cytochrome P450 17A2: MDTIESSGPESALVTPFTSPVTLVLCCSSAVLVLILAKCMLGWCRSSTGGAPLPSLPRVPVLGSLLHLRSPLPPHLLFTGLARRHGPLFGLHVGPHRTLVVSSVSLAREVLLHRGKDFAGRPKMVTTELLTRGGKDIAFADYTPLWRTHRRLVQSSFTLFGEGSNKLQTIVLEAAESLCADLRSCRGQCVDLSPILMRAVTNVVCRLVFNSSYRPHDPELQQVMDYNDGIVQTIARGGLVDIFPWLQIFPNKDLAKLKECVCIRDKLLSKKLEEHKLTLTPGDPRDLLDALLIGQRGSGGDITDDHVLMTAAEAFGAGVETTSTTLLWTIAFILHHPQVQERLHAELDEYVGRHRPPALSDRTNLPFLESVLCEVMRIRPVSPILIPHVAMQDTSLGGHAVSRGTRVLVNMWAIHHDPKHWDHPDRFLPERFLDAEGKKITPPSFLPFGAGPRVCVGESLARMELFLFVSSLLQHFKFSTPSGASLPDLQGRYGVVLQPLCYSVTVTPRH, translated from the exons ATGGACACCATCGAGAGCTCGGGACCCGAGAGCG CCCTGGTGACACCGTTCACTTCTCcggtgactctggtactgtgtTGCTCTTCTGCCGTACTGGTCCTGATTTTGGCCAAATGCATGCTGGGATGGTGTCGGTCCTCCACGGGTGGCGCTCCCCTTCCCAGCCTGCCCAGGGTGCCCGTGCTGGGCAGCCTGCTCCACCTGCGCTCGCCCCTCCCACCGCACCTCCTCTTCACGGGGCTGGCCCGCAGGCACGGGCCTCTCTTCGGCCTGCACGTGGGGCCCCACCGCACGCTGGTGGTGAGCAGCGTGTCCCTGGCCAGAGAGGTGCTGCTGCACAGGGGCAAGGACTTTGCCGGTCGGCCCAAAATG GTGACCACGGAGCTGTTGACGAGGGGAGGGAAGGACATCGCGTTTGCAGACTACACTCCACTGTGGAGGACTCACCGCCGTCTGGTCCAGTCCTCCTTCACCCTGTTTGGAGAAGGTTCCAACAAGCTGCAGACCatcg TATTGGAAGCTGCAGAGAGTTTGTGCGCTGACCTCCGGTCCTGTAGGGGGCAGTGTGTGGATCTGAGTCCCATCCTGATGCGAGCTGTCACCAATGTAGTGTGCAGGCTGGTTTTCAATTCCTCCTACCGTCCCCATGACCCCGAGCTCCAGCAGGTCATGGACTACAATGATGGCATCGTCCAGACCATTGCGCGTGGAGGCCTAGTTGACATCTTCCCCTGGTTACAG ATTTTCCCCAACAAGGACTTGGCTAAGCTGAAGGAATGCGTGTGTATCAGAGACAAACTACTGAGTAAGAAACTAGAGGAACACAAG TTGACCCTTACCCCTGGCGACCCCCGCGACCTCCTGGACGCACTCCTGATTGGTCAGAGAGGGTCAGGTGGGGACATTACCGATGACCACGTTCTGATGACGGCGGCTGAAGCGTTCGGAGCTGGAGTAGAGACTACATCCACAACTTTACTGTGGACTATAGCATTCATACTGCACCACCCACAG gtgcaaGAGCGTCTTCATGCTGAGCTGGATGAGTATGTGGGTAGGCACCGCCCCCCTGCTTTGAGTGACAGGACCAACCTGCCATTCCTGGAGAGTGTTCTGTGTGAGGTGATGAGGATCCGCCCCGTCAGTCCTATCCTTATCCCCCATGTCGCTATGCAGGACACCAG TTTAGGGGGTCACGCCGTCTCCAGAGGAACAAGAGTTTTGGTGAACATGTGGGCGATACACCACGACCCCAAACACTGGGACCATCCGGACCGCTTCCTGCCGG AAAGGTTCCTGGATGCTGAAGGTAAGAAGATAACCCCGCCCAGTTTCCTTCCTTTTGGGGCGGGACCCAGAGTGTGTGTCGGCGAATCACTGGCACGGATGGAGCTGTTCCTGTTCGTCAGCTCTCTTCTGCAGCATTTCAAGTTCAGCACTCCCTCCGGGGCTTCCCTGCCCGACCTGCAGGGGCGCTACGGGGTGGTGCTCCAGCCCCTGTGCTACAGTGTGACGGTGACCCCGCGACACTGA